The Archangium lipolyticum genome includes a window with the following:
- a CDS encoding methylated-DNA--[protein]-cysteine S-methyltransferase, whose translation MATSDYARIEQAILYLDAHAREQPSLDDVAAHVGLSPFHFQRLFTRWAGISPKRFLQVHTLVSARRLLAERHSVLDTSYAVGLSGGGRLHELFVTLTAMTPGEFKLGGEGLTVRHGIHPSPFGDCLIAVCERGICGLHFLSDESAEEALVSLRAQWPRATFMESRDATATWAERIFPSRPPREPTPLSVLVKGTPFQVQVWQALLRISPGHVATYEDLAQAIGNPKAVRAVGSAVGDNPVALLIPCHRVLRKTGVFGDYRWGPARKKVMLAWESLRYGAEVEAGEAPGVVP comes from the coding sequence ATGGCGACCAGCGACTACGCCCGAATCGAGCAGGCCATCCTCTACCTCGACGCCCATGCGCGCGAGCAGCCCTCTCTGGACGACGTCGCCGCGCACGTGGGCCTGAGCCCCTTCCACTTCCAGCGCCTCTTCACCCGCTGGGCGGGCATCAGCCCCAAGCGCTTCCTCCAGGTGCACACGCTCGTTTCGGCCCGCCGCCTGCTGGCCGAGCGGCACAGCGTGCTCGACACCTCCTACGCCGTGGGCCTGTCCGGCGGCGGCCGGCTGCACGAGCTCTTCGTCACCCTCACCGCCATGACACCGGGCGAGTTCAAGCTGGGCGGCGAGGGACTCACCGTGCGCCACGGCATCCACCCGTCGCCTTTCGGGGACTGCCTCATCGCCGTCTGTGAGCGCGGCATTTGCGGCCTGCATTTCCTCTCCGACGAGTCCGCGGAGGAGGCCCTGGTGTCGCTGCGTGCGCAGTGGCCGCGTGCCACCTTCATGGAGTCCCGCGATGCGACCGCCACGTGGGCGGAGCGCATCTTCCCCTCGCGGCCCCCGCGCGAGCCCACGCCGCTGTCAGTGCTGGTGAAGGGCACGCCCTTCCAGGTGCAGGTGTGGCAGGCGCTGCTGCGCATCTCCCCGGGCCACGTGGCCACGTACGAGGACCTTGCCCAAGCCATCGGCAACCCGAAAGCGGTGCGAGCGGTGGGCTCGGCGGTGGGAGACAACCCCGTGGCGTTGCTCATCCCCTGCCACCGCGTGTTGCGCAAGACGGGCGTCTTTGGTGACTACCGCTGGGGCCCCGCGCGCAAGAAGGTGATGCTCGCGTGGGAGTCGCTGCGTTACGGCGCGGAGGTCGAGGCCGGCGAAGCGCCGGGAGTCGTGCCTTAG
- a CDS encoding aldo/keto reductase — MSTHHIDSLTQYHLLGRSGLRVSPLALGTMTFGTEFGWGNPESTAHQILARYLEAGGNFIDTADAYTAGSSERIIGDFFAKHGKRDQAVIATKFTMGTSPGDPNAGGNGRKNIYRALEGSLRRLKTDYVDLYWLHAWDGLTPVEEVMRTLTDLVREGKVRYIGLSDVPAWYFARAQTLAERNGWERVSALQLEYSLAERNIEREHIPAALELGAAIVPWSPLAGGLLSGKYTREGSRLKGEGRAHALLATGLPIADKFLKDRPWAIVEQLVAVAKEVGHPPAQVALNWVATRPAVASTIIGASRLEQLESNLRALDFTLPPTLSARLEAASRPELVHPYVFFEDPVFTRGMFTGNTVVRAEPGWFRANTRGP, encoded by the coding sequence ATGTCTACCCATCACATTGATTCCCTGACGCAGTACCACCTGCTTGGCCGCTCGGGGCTCCGGGTGAGCCCGCTGGCGCTGGGCACCATGACGTTCGGTACCGAGTTCGGCTGGGGCAACCCGGAGAGCACCGCCCATCAAATCCTGGCGCGCTACCTGGAGGCGGGCGGCAACTTCATCGACACCGCGGATGCGTACACCGCCGGCTCGAGCGAGCGCATCATCGGCGACTTCTTCGCGAAGCATGGCAAGCGAGACCAGGCCGTCATCGCCACCAAGTTCACCATGGGCACCTCGCCGGGAGACCCCAACGCGGGCGGCAACGGGCGCAAGAACATCTACCGCGCGCTCGAAGGCTCGCTGCGCCGCCTCAAGACGGACTACGTGGACCTGTACTGGCTCCACGCCTGGGATGGCCTGACGCCCGTGGAGGAGGTGATGCGGACCCTGACCGACCTCGTGCGCGAGGGCAAGGTCCGGTACATCGGCCTCTCCGACGTGCCGGCCTGGTACTTCGCTCGGGCCCAGACGCTGGCCGAGCGCAACGGCTGGGAGCGGGTCTCGGCGCTGCAACTGGAGTATTCGCTCGCCGAGCGCAACATCGAGCGCGAGCACATTCCCGCGGCACTCGAGCTGGGGGCGGCCATCGTTCCCTGGAGCCCGCTCGCCGGTGGGCTCCTGTCGGGCAAATACACGCGCGAGGGCTCGCGGTTGAAAGGAGAGGGGCGTGCCCACGCGCTCCTGGCCACCGGTCTGCCCATTGCCGACAAGTTCTTGAAGGACCGGCCGTGGGCCATCGTCGAGCAGCTCGTCGCCGTGGCGAAGGAGGTGGGGCACCCGCCCGCGCAGGTGGCGCTCAACTGGGTGGCGACGCGCCCCGCGGTGGCCTCCACCATCATCGGCGCCAGCAGGCTGGAGCAGCTCGAGAGCAACCTGCGTGCACTCGACTTCACGCTGCCGCCGACGCTCTCGGCCAGGCTGGAGGCCGCGAGCCGGCCCGAGCTCGTGCATCCCTATGTGTTCTTCGAGGATCCGGTGTTCACCCGGGGCATGTTCACGGGCAACACCGTGGTGCGCGCGGAGCCGGGCTGGTTCCGAGCCAACACCCGAGGCCCGTGA
- a CDS encoding cysteine synthase A, whose product MHIHHDVISAIGNTPLIKLKRASELTGCTILGKAEFLNPGQSVKDRAALFIIRDAVSRGLLRPGGTIVEGTAGNTGIGLALVGNALGYRTVIVIPDTNSQEKKDTLRLMGAELIEVPAVPYKDPNNYVKVSGRLAEALNAREPHGAIWANQFDNVANRRAHIETTGPEIWRQTEGRVDGFICAVGSGGTLAGVGMALKELNPKIVIGLADPMGAALYHWYTRGELKAEGSSITEGIGQGRITANLEGAPIDEFFQISDEEALPILFDLIEHEGLFLGGSSAVNVAGAIRLARKMGPGHTVVTVLCDSGNRYASKLFNAPFLRSKGLPVPRWLERDPEAPSASTLLRDVLLAKAS is encoded by the coding sequence ATGCACATCCACCACGACGTCATCTCGGCCATTGGAAACACGCCCCTCATCAAGCTCAAGCGCGCCTCCGAGCTGACCGGCTGCACCATCCTCGGCAAGGCCGAGTTCCTCAACCCGGGCCAGTCCGTGAAGGACCGCGCCGCCCTCTTCATCATCCGCGATGCCGTCTCGCGCGGCCTGCTCCGCCCCGGCGGCACCATCGTCGAGGGCACCGCCGGCAACACCGGCATCGGCCTGGCGCTCGTGGGCAACGCCCTCGGCTACCGCACCGTCATCGTCATCCCCGACACCAACAGCCAGGAGAAGAAGGACACGCTGCGCCTCATGGGCGCCGAGCTCATCGAGGTCCCCGCCGTCCCCTACAAGGACCCCAACAACTACGTGAAGGTGTCCGGCCGCCTCGCCGAGGCCCTCAACGCCCGCGAGCCCCATGGCGCCATCTGGGCCAACCAGTTCGACAACGTCGCCAACCGCCGGGCCCACATCGAGACCACGGGCCCCGAAATCTGGAGGCAGACCGAGGGCCGCGTGGATGGCTTCATCTGCGCCGTGGGCTCCGGCGGCACGCTCGCGGGCGTCGGCATGGCCCTCAAGGAGCTCAACCCGAAGATCGTCATCGGGCTCGCCGACCCCATGGGGGCCGCGCTCTACCACTGGTACACCCGTGGCGAGCTCAAGGCCGAGGGCTCCTCCATCACCGAGGGCATCGGCCAGGGCCGCATCACCGCCAACCTCGAGGGCGCTCCCATCGACGAGTTCTTCCAGATTTCCGACGAAGAGGCCCTCCCCATCCTCTTCGACCTCATCGAGCACGAGGGCCTCTTCCTCGGGGGCTCCAGCGCCGTCAACGTCGCCGGTGCCATCCGCCTCGCCCGGAAGATGGGACCTGGGCACACCGTCGTCACCGTGCTGTGCGACTCCGGCAACCGCTACGCGAGCAAGCTCTTCAACGCCCCCTTCCTCCGCTCCAAGGGACTGCCCGTCCCCCGCTGGTTGGAGCGTGACCCGGAGGCCCCGTCGGCGAGCACGCTCCTGCGCGACGTGCTCCTCGCCAAGGCCTCCTGA
- a CDS encoding VOC family protein: MTVSVTNHLNFRGDARAALEFYQSVFGGDLTIVTYKDAQNVQAPSEANQVMWGQVAAKNGFRVMAYDVPSRMPWDEGKNAFFVSVRGDSDKEITALWEKLSVGATVAQPLAPSGWAPLYGMLKDRFGITWVLDVATEYKAS, translated from the coding sequence ATGACCGTCAGCGTTACCAACCACCTCAACTTCCGTGGCGATGCTCGTGCGGCGCTGGAGTTCTACCAGTCCGTGTTCGGCGGCGACCTCACCATCGTCACCTACAAGGACGCCCAGAACGTCCAGGCTCCGTCCGAGGCGAATCAGGTGATGTGGGGCCAGGTCGCCGCCAAGAATGGCTTCCGGGTGATGGCGTACGACGTGCCGTCCCGGATGCCGTGGGACGAAGGCAAGAATGCATTCTTCGTCTCTGTCCGCGGTGACTCGGATAAGGAAATCACCGCGCTCTGGGAAAAGCTCTCCGTTGGCGCGACCGTCGCGCAGCCGCTGGCGCCGTCGGGATGGGCGCCCCTCTACGGCATGCTCAAGGACCGCTTCGGCATCACGTGGGTCCTGGACGTCGCTACGGAGTACAAGGCGTCCTGA
- a CDS encoding TetR/AcrR family transcriptional regulator yields the protein MTQNDDDAIAVEPAQPGRKRDHSRDAKILEATLEVLAEVGAAGLTMDIVAARAGAGKATIYRRWTSKTELVIDAVAHMKRNQVDLERLPDTGTLRGDLLGLFKPQSIEESERKLKIMTGLASLLSQDQALADAATAAVVQPWAEAHFALMRRAVERGEISASADIGTLSQVIPSMAAYRTLVQRKPIDLAFLVSMVDGVIMPALRRQPSEVPPASTGHRPVPTTSRVDESPLPRRASSVRKRSKT from the coding sequence ATGACTCAGAACGATGACGACGCCATTGCCGTCGAGCCTGCACAGCCAGGACGCAAGCGAGACCACTCGCGCGACGCGAAGATCCTCGAGGCCACGCTCGAGGTTCTCGCCGAGGTGGGCGCAGCGGGCCTGACAATGGACATCGTGGCCGCGCGAGCCGGAGCCGGGAAGGCGACCATCTACCGCCGATGGACGTCGAAGACAGAGCTGGTCATCGACGCCGTCGCGCACATGAAACGCAATCAGGTCGATCTCGAGCGTCTGCCCGACACGGGCACGCTCCGCGGAGACCTGCTCGGCCTGTTCAAGCCGCAGTCGATCGAAGAAAGCGAGCGCAAGCTCAAGATCATGACAGGGCTCGCCTCGTTGCTCTCGCAAGACCAGGCGCTCGCCGACGCGGCAACCGCCGCGGTCGTCCAACCGTGGGCCGAAGCGCACTTCGCGCTGATGCGGCGAGCGGTCGAACGCGGCGAGATCTCGGCGTCCGCCGACATCGGCACTCTGTCCCAGGTCATCCCGTCGATGGCCGCCTACCGCACCCTGGTTCAGCGCAAGCCGATCGACCTGGCCTTCCTCGTGTCGATGGTTGACGGAGTCATCATGCCGGCCCTCCGGCGTCAGCCCTCGGAGGTACCACCCGCTTCGACAGGTCACAGACCTGTTCCCACCACCTCACGGGTCGACGAATCCCCGTTGCCCCGACGAGCCTCGAGCGTGCGGAAACGCTCGAAAACCTGA
- a CDS encoding carbohydrate binding domain-containing protein, protein MRVRWRGSALLALMLMSPSAFAGTATVYYYTPYKAWSAPYIHHNASGSWTATPGESLSPACTNWVMKVLTTGTASTFQAVFTDGQNHWDNYNNQSGANYNIPASGTHQIKNGQLLANAGTPCTTSTNNQAEVYYFTGTRGWSTVNIHYAPTGGTWTTPPGVAMNETACANWVKKTVALGAATGMKAAFNNGTTWDNNNGSDYALGTGRLTVKDGVVTANAASPCVTLPPDTSAPSIPSGLTASASGTQITLSWNASTDDRAVTGYELVRTGGTQGTKTWTTSSTSYSDTGLSARTAYLYTVKAFDAAGNKSAASISASATTGDAPPPVPPGQPLGGDIREDSIYFVLTARFYDGDSSNNRGGSMHTQSGNAANNDPMFRGDFKGLIQKLDYIKALGFSAVWITPVVLNRSDYDYHGYHGWDFYRVDPRLESSGASYQDLINAAHAKGIKIIQDVVYNHSSRWGAKGLFSPKVYGVRDSQWSWYYDAPVSGFTYDGLTVEPTSGKSYYNGDLWSTAEPAGNTCRNWGVPTGGYSKEGYRLYNCQWPNPTSGMFPAQYYHQCWIGNWEGEDSRSCWIHEDLADFNTESTPVQNFLIDVYNKYIDMGVDGFRIDTAVHIPRVTWNRRLLPAAQQHAQAKFGAKGKDFFMFGEVGSFVNDKWNRGSPNHSAQFFTWKERRTYSTDDTTAALEQYNYEQAQGTSAQPTSTNAFLQGNVYHTPDHSQFSGMSVIDMRMHMNFGEASNAFFNGKDSDDSYNDATYNVVYVDSHDYGPNKSSTRYAGGTDAWAENMSLMWTFRGIPTLYYGSEIEFQAGKPIDCGPTCALATTGRAYYGDNLEGSVSASDFGVVGSASGKVAETLNKPLAKHLQRLNQIRRKIPALQKGQYSTEGVAGGMAFKRRFTDPARGVDSFALVTISGGATFNGIPNGTYKDAITGDVKTVTSGTLTASVSGKGNLRVYVLDLPGNPAPGKVGVDGPYLKP, encoded by the coding sequence ATGAGAGTCCGCTGGAGAGGAAGTGCCCTGCTGGCGCTGATGCTGATGAGTCCGTCCGCGTTCGCTGGCACGGCGACTGTCTATTATTACACACCCTACAAGGCGTGGAGCGCGCCCTACATCCACCACAATGCCAGCGGAAGCTGGACGGCCACGCCGGGCGAGTCCCTGAGCCCGGCGTGCACGAACTGGGTGATGAAGGTGCTCACCACGGGAACGGCGAGCACCTTCCAGGCCGTCTTCACCGATGGGCAGAATCACTGGGACAACTACAACAACCAGTCTGGTGCCAATTACAACATCCCGGCCAGCGGCACCCACCAGATCAAGAATGGCCAGCTCCTGGCCAACGCGGGCACCCCTTGCACCACCTCCACCAACAACCAGGCCGAGGTGTATTACTTCACCGGCACGCGCGGCTGGAGCACCGTCAACATCCATTACGCACCGACCGGTGGCACCTGGACCACGCCGCCCGGTGTGGCGATGAACGAGACGGCCTGCGCCAACTGGGTGAAGAAGACCGTCGCCCTGGGCGCCGCCACGGGAATGAAGGCCGCGTTCAACAACGGCACCACCTGGGACAACAACAACGGCTCGGACTACGCCCTGGGCACGGGGCGGCTCACCGTCAAGGATGGCGTGGTCACCGCCAACGCCGCCTCCCCGTGTGTGACGCTCCCCCCGGACACGAGCGCACCGTCCATCCCCTCGGGGCTCACCGCCTCGGCCTCTGGCACGCAAATCACGCTGTCGTGGAACGCCTCGACCGATGATCGCGCCGTGACGGGCTACGAGCTGGTGCGCACCGGCGGCACCCAGGGCACGAAGACCTGGACCACCTCCTCCACGAGCTACAGCGACACCGGCCTGAGCGCCCGCACGGCCTACCTCTACACGGTCAAGGCCTTCGACGCCGCAGGCAACAAGTCCGCCGCGAGCATCTCGGCCTCGGCCACCACGGGTGATGCCCCTCCTCCCGTCCCCCCGGGACAGCCGCTGGGTGGAGACATCCGCGAGGACTCCATCTACTTCGTGCTAACCGCGCGCTTCTACGACGGCGACTCCTCGAACAACCGCGGCGGCAGCATGCACACGCAGTCGGGCAACGCCGCCAACAACGATCCGATGTTCCGCGGCGACTTCAAGGGCCTCATCCAGAAGCTCGACTACATCAAGGCCCTGGGCTTCTCCGCCGTGTGGATCACCCCGGTGGTGCTCAACCGCTCCGACTACGACTACCACGGCTACCACGGCTGGGACTTCTACCGGGTCGACCCCCGCCTGGAGTCCTCCGGCGCGAGCTACCAGGATCTCATCAACGCCGCCCACGCCAAGGGCATCAAGATCATCCAGGACGTGGTCTACAACCACTCCAGCCGCTGGGGCGCCAAGGGGCTGTTCTCGCCCAAGGTCTACGGCGTGCGCGACAGCCAGTGGAGCTGGTACTACGACGCGCCCGTGTCTGGCTTCACCTATGACGGTCTGACCGTGGAGCCCACCTCCGGCAAGTCCTATTACAACGGGGACCTGTGGTCGACGGCCGAGCCCGCGGGCAACACCTGCCGCAACTGGGGCGTTCCCACCGGCGGCTACAGCAAGGAGGGCTATCGCCTCTACAACTGCCAGTGGCCCAACCCCACCTCCGGCATGTTCCCGGCGCAGTACTACCACCAGTGCTGGATTGGCAACTGGGAGGGCGAGGACTCGCGCAGCTGCTGGATCCACGAGGATCTGGCGGACTTCAACACGGAGAGCACGCCCGTGCAGAACTTCCTCATCGACGTGTACAACAAGTACATCGACATGGGCGTGGATGGCTTCCGCATCGACACCGCGGTCCACATCCCCCGCGTCACCTGGAACCGGCGCCTGCTGCCCGCCGCCCAGCAGCACGCCCAGGCGAAGTTCGGCGCCAAGGGCAAGGACTTCTTCATGTTCGGCGAGGTCGGCTCGTTCGTGAATGACAAGTGGAACCGCGGCTCACCCAACCACTCCGCGCAGTTCTTCACCTGGAAGGAGCGCCGGACCTACAGCACGGATGACACCACGGCCGCGCTCGAGCAGTACAACTACGAGCAGGCCCAGGGCACCTCCGCGCAGCCCACGTCCACCAATGCCTTCCTCCAGGGCAATGTCTACCACACGCCGGATCACAGCCAGTTCTCCGGCATGAGCGTGATCGACATGCGCATGCACATGAACTTCGGCGAGGCCAGCAACGCCTTCTTCAACGGAAAGGACTCGGACGACAGCTACAACGACGCCACCTACAACGTCGTGTATGTCGACTCGCACGACTACGGCCCGAACAAGTCCAGCACCCGCTACGCCGGAGGCACCGACGCCTGGGCGGAGAACATGAGCCTGATGTGGACCTTCCGCGGCATCCCGACGCTGTATTACGGCTCGGAGATCGAGTTCCAGGCCGGCAAGCCCATCGACTGCGGCCCCACGTGTGCCCTGGCCACCACCGGCCGCGCCTACTACGGTGACAACCTCGAGGGCAGCGTCTCGGCCTCGGACTTCGGTGTGGTGGGCAGCGCCTCGGGCAAGGTCGCCGAGACGCTCAACAAGCCGCTGGCGAAGCACCTGCAACGCCTCAATCAGATCCGCCGGAAGATCCCCGCGCTCCAGAAGGGGCAGTACTCCACGGAAGGCGTCGCGGGAGGAATGGCCTTCAAGCGGCGCTTCACGGACCCGGCCAGGGGCGTGGACAGCTTCGCGCTGGTGACCATCTCCGGAGGCGCCACCTTCAACGGCATCCCCAACGGCACCTACAAGGACGCCATCACCGGTGACGTGAAGACCGTGACCAGCGGCACGTTGACCGCCAGCGTCTCCGGCAAGGGCAACCTGCGGGTGTACGTCCTCGACCTCCCGGGCAACCCGGCGCCGGGCAAGGTGGGCGTGGACGGCCCCTACCTGAAGCCCTGA
- a CDS encoding glutathione S-transferase family protein yields the protein MRLYDYLPSANGYKVRLLLSWLGRPYELVPVDIFAGESRTEDFLRRKNPDGRIPVLEPEPGRFLAESNAILLYLARGTRFLPEDAFERAQVDQWLFFEQNSIEPNVGTVRFWHLTGRASRYPEAFRLRVERGHEALAALERHLHGRTFLVGERPTVADIALYAYTHVAPEGGFSLERSPAVSAWLERVKALPGHIGALAPYSANAHVTAA from the coding sequence ATGCGTCTCTACGACTATCTCCCCTCCGCCAATGGCTACAAGGTCCGACTCCTGCTCTCCTGGCTGGGCAGGCCCTATGAACTGGTGCCCGTGGACATCTTCGCTGGCGAGAGCCGCACGGAGGACTTCCTGCGGCGAAAGAATCCCGACGGGCGCATCCCCGTGCTCGAGCCCGAGCCGGGCCGCTTCCTGGCGGAGTCCAACGCCATCCTCCTCTACCTCGCGCGGGGCACGCGGTTCCTGCCGGAGGATGCCTTCGAGCGCGCCCAGGTCGACCAGTGGCTCTTCTTCGAGCAGAACAGCATCGAGCCCAACGTGGGCACCGTGCGCTTCTGGCACCTGACGGGCCGCGCGTCCCGCTACCCGGAAGCCTTCCGTCTGCGCGTGGAGCGAGGCCATGAGGCGCTCGCGGCCCTGGAGCGGCACCTTCACGGGCGCACGTTCCTCGTAGGCGAGCGACCCACGGTCGCGGACATCGCGCTGTATGCGTACACGCACGTGGCACCCGAGGGCGGCTTCTCCCTGGAGCGCTCCCCCGCCGTGTCCGCGTGGCTGGAGCGCGTGAAGGCCCTGCCCGGCCACATCGGGGCGCTGGCGCCGTACTCCGCCAACGCGCACGTGACAGCCGCCTGA